From Scatophagus argus isolate fScaArg1 chromosome 10, fScaArg1.pri, whole genome shotgun sequence, a single genomic window includes:
- the zfand4 gene encoding AN1-type zinc finger protein 4, translating into MTDRKEPPFFNDDSVGAFHYKLPFYDTMELFIETLTGTCFELRVLPFEAVISVKAKIQRLEGIPVAQQHLIWNNLELDDEHCLHDYGIAEGCTLKLVLAMRGGPINTRKVTMEDPIKEVADLMESTKEEGWEKSLSNKQVTFVVYREGDQLNFFRVVDRGDGTLTPLSESMSGGSVYNVCAEEEEDGESCAAAQQSLENSITMNKMKLLKAKMEDMNLNKKPKKSAKIKPRPPFSPHPFGGSVGPSSTRHHHRLYRSLPHINQPQQSNAQLPPIPDHKPIDATLPPTAAATAHLSIPRRPPPSFSSPSCYMLQEEESWETCPPFAKIRPPPKVSRLDIGSTRLMRDCVYPQLPPLCIRGPPEATFDPADPAAEAVGLGLLEEAAGLVVPSQPGAPFGELSDPLSLDVSTQPEGGLQSLEVGAQHQMPLSPSPLSTWTLGTSDTLTSRADRTLLGTSFHITPPSPLPASASPSTSTSCLQPNLQAQFSAQVKPGNTSPHPSTTSTTHPPRFRGVKVESPGKRPELISKREARSITKMANQACKEPLGSLNNSELLASLSARAPDSSNNKDSFEESLGLPLALPPATASGQGRLGSRLPSIPTSRLLQDDAIRQMSPLHRAAASSMATNNLASAGGVMASFERIGTPTYHLPPVKAPAGNKKKSSKHCFLCGKKTGLATSYECRCGHNFCATHRYAETHDCTYDYKSAGRRFLQETNPLISAPKLPKI; encoded by the exons ATGACTGACAGGAAGGAACCGCCCTTCTTTAATGACGACAGTGTGGGAGCCTTTCACTATAAGCTCCCTTTTTATGACACTATGGAGCTCTTCATAGAGACCCTGACAGGGACTTGTTTTGAGTTGCGTGTGTTGCCCTTTGAGGCTGTCATTTCAGTCAAGGCAAAGATCCAGAGGCTGGAAG GTATCCCCGTTGCCCAGCAACACCTTATCTGGAACAATCTGGAGCTGGATGATGAACATTGTCTGCATGACTACGG CATTGCAGAGGGCTGCACTTTGAAGCTGGTCCTAGCGATGAGAGGAGGCCCTATTAACACCAGAAAAG tAACCATGGAGGATCCTATCAAAGAGGTGGCTGACCTGATGGAGAGCACCAAGGAGGAGGGATGGGAGAAAAGCCTTTCCAACAAGCAGGTCACATTTGTGGTCTATCGTGAGGGGGACCAGCTAAACTTCTTCAGGGTGGTTGACAGGGGAGATGGCACCCTGACCCCGCTGTCTGAATCTATGAG TGGTGGTTCGGTGTataatgtgtgtgcagaggaggaggaggatggagagagttGTGCAGCTGCACAGCAGAGCCTTGAGAACTCCATCACCATGAACAAAATGAAGCTACTCAAAGCCAAGATGGAGGACATGAACCTCAACAAGAAG CCGAAGAAGTCTGCAAAGATAAAACCACGGCCCCCCTTCAGCCCACATCCCTTCGGTGGCTCTGTAGGACCTTCCAGCACACGACACCATCATCGCCTGTATCGTTCTCTCCCACACATCAACCAGCCTCAGCAGTCAAATGCACAACTACCTCCAATCCCAGACCATAAACCCATAGATGCCACCTTGCCCCCCACTGCTGCAGCGACTGCCCACTTGTCCATCCCTAGACGACCCCCTCCCTCGTTCTCCTCACCCTCTTGTTATATGCTTCAAGAGGAGGAGTCATGGGAGACATGCCCGCCATTTGCAAAGATCCGACCCCCTCCAAAAGTGTCCCGCTTAGACATTGGCAGCACCAGGTTGATGAGGGACTGTGTGTACCCCCAACTCCCTCCACTGTGTATCAGGGGTCCTCCTGAAGCCACCTTCGACCCAGCTGATCCTGCAGCGGAGGCAGTCGGGCTTGGTTTATTAGAGGAAGCTGCTGGGCTGGTGGTGCCATCACAGCCTGGAGCTCCATTTGGGGAACTGTCAGATCCTCTGAGTCTGGACGTGTCCACCCAGCCAGAGGGAGGTCTTCAGTCCCTTGAGGTTGGGGCTCAGCACCAGATGCCGCTCTCCCCTTCCCCACTCAGCACCTGGACACTTGGGACAAGTGACACTCTCACAAGCAGAGCTGATAGAACTCTGCTTGGCACATCATTTCATATCACCCCGCCCTCTCCATTACCCGCGTCCGCCTCACCATCCACTTCTACCAGCTGTTTACAGCCCAACCTCCAAGCACAATTCTCTGCACAAGTGAAGCCAGGCAACACATCCCCTCACCCCTCAACCACCTCAACAACTCATCCACCCCGCTTTCGTGGTGTTAAAGTGGAGTCACCTGGCAAGAGGCCAGAGCTTATCTCCAAGAGGGAAGCAAGAAGCATCACTAAGATGGCCAACCAGGCCTGTAAAGAGCCCCTGGGATCCCTGAACAACTCTGAACTCTTGGCTTCTCTTTCTGCAAGGGCtccagacagcagcaacaacaaggaTAGCTTTGAAGAGAGTCTGGGACTTCCACTGGCGTTGCCTCCTGCCACAGCTTCAGGGCAGGGCAGACTTGGCTCCAGGCTGCCATCCATCCCAACTAGCAGGCTCCTTCAGGATGATGCTATAAGACAAATGTCACCATTGCACCGTGCAGCAGCCTCTTCCATG gCCACCAACAATCTTGCATCAGCTGGGGGAGTCATGGCCTCATTTGAGAGAATAG GCACTCCAACATACCACCTACCTCCAGTCAAGGCTCCCGcaggaaacaagaaaaagagctcaaagcactgcttcCTCTGTGGCAAGAAGACTGGCCTGGCCACCAGCTATGAGTGCAG GTGTGGTCACAACTTCTGCGCCACCCACCGCTATGCTGAGACGCATGACTGCACCTACGACTACAAGAGTGCCGGTCGGCGATTTCTGCAGGAGACCAACCCTCTTATCAGTGCTCCCAAACTGCCTAAGATCTAG